From a region of the Bradyrhizobium guangdongense genome:
- a CDS encoding M20 family metallopeptidase: protein MKRTTNTSANNLLSSSEKDVVIEMRHAMHREPELSNNEWKTQQRIRETLERFGLFDAKTFHKTGLYVDIHGLASGPQRSVAIRGDIDALPIQETRDDLSYQSRVPGHMHACGHDLHASIAMGTALAFHRMRESFSGKLRVFFQPAEEAEPLGGRSVAEQGLLSGFHAAVGFHVKTDLPAGMFGARPGAVTQSADQFAITLIGTMAHGARPHAGVDAIAMAGAFINEVQKVVSREMPFDDGAIVTIGTIAGGEATNIICPSVTMTGTIRTSRCERRELLVQRVREIAEGVATMHRGKAEFSHKFGEPPVINNDVMVDRFRRLVVETVGKDKFSDLKSSSAGGGSDDFGFYSACVPSIYFWFGSKEQGNESGVHTPTFGASDDLLVPTAELAIRYCLEMLNS, encoded by the coding sequence ATGAAGAGGACTACAAACACAAGCGCAAACAATCTGCTTTCCAGTTCCGAAAAGGACGTGGTGATCGAAATGCGGCATGCTATGCATCGCGAGCCGGAGCTTTCCAACAACGAGTGGAAAACTCAACAGCGGATCCGCGAAACGCTTGAACGGTTTGGGCTGTTCGATGCGAAGACCTTTCACAAAACCGGCCTTTACGTCGACATCCACGGTTTAGCCTCCGGGCCGCAGCGCTCCGTCGCCATACGGGGCGACATCGATGCCTTGCCGATCCAGGAAACCCGGGACGACTTGTCCTATCAGTCCCGGGTCCCAGGTCATATGCATGCGTGCGGTCATGACCTGCATGCGTCGATCGCTATGGGTACCGCACTTGCGTTTCATCGGATGCGAGAGAGCTTTTCTGGCAAGCTTCGCGTGTTTTTCCAGCCCGCCGAGGAGGCGGAGCCACTCGGCGGACGATCAGTGGCTGAGCAGGGCCTGCTTAGCGGCTTCCACGCTGCTGTTGGGTTCCACGTCAAAACTGATTTGCCCGCGGGGATGTTCGGCGCACGCCCAGGCGCTGTGACACAATCCGCCGATCAGTTCGCGATCACACTTATCGGGACCATGGCCCACGGCGCGAGGCCGCATGCGGGCGTGGATGCAATTGCGATGGCCGGGGCATTCATCAATGAGGTCCAAAAGGTCGTGTCGCGGGAAATGCCCTTCGATGACGGGGCGATCGTCACAATCGGGACGATTGCAGGTGGCGAAGCCACAAATATCATTTGCCCGTCAGTTACGATGACCGGAACTATCAGAACAAGCCGTTGTGAGCGGAGAGAGCTCCTGGTTCAGCGCGTGCGAGAAATAGCTGAAGGGGTCGCGACGATGCACCGCGGGAAAGCGGAGTTCTCCCACAAATTCGGTGAACCGCCGGTCATTAACAACGACGTGATGGTTGACAGGTTTCGGCGGCTGGTGGTCGAGACCGTGGGCAAAGACAAGTTTTCCGACCTGAAGTCGTCGAGCGCAGGCGGCGGCAGCGACGATTTCGGATTCTACTCCGCGTGCGTGCCCTCGATCTACTTCTGGTTTGGCAGCAAGGAGCAAGGCAACGAGTCCGGCGTGCACACGCCAACTTTCGGAGCCTCGGACGATCTGCTCGTTCCGACAGCTGAGCTCGCGATCAGGTACTGCTTGGAGATGCTGAATTCGTAG
- a CDS encoding M24 family metallopeptidase, with the protein MVWPAAIHQMFVDRSRVTGYSEALIATPNGRRPSTSSWTMASAANGPVWKNGSCPLTVKKFKSRSTGANIVYCTNAVTRIRGVKSDSEFAMMREATAISDAGMLKARDVIRSGAREANESAEVIATLVRSANGKPSTDFAGLFFALRTHLHVSHSLDRRRLPDGLAEQFRVQRRASWLDLSADAHDVAIGKPSDHIRRLHEGNVARLEAALAAAKPGRTCSDVAIAFNSNLKTRWLGEGVSVRLRRRDRLDGTYS; encoded by the coding sequence ATGGTCTGGCCGGCGGCGATCCATCAGATGTTTGTCGATCGCAGTCGTGTCACTGGTTATTCGGAGGCGCTCATCGCTACCCCGAACGGGAGGAGACCATCGACTTCATCTTGGACGATGGCGTCGGCCGCAAATGGACCGGTCTGGAAGAACGGCTCTTGCCCGCTGACAGTTAAGAAGTTCAAATCTCGCTCGACAGGCGCGAACATCGTCTACTGCACTAACGCCGTGACCCGGATCCGCGGCGTGAAATCGGACTCGGAATTCGCGATGATGCGGGAAGCTACCGCTATTTCCGACGCCGGCATGCTCAAAGCGAGAGACGTTATCCGCTCAGGCGCGCGCGAGGCCAATGAATCCGCCGAGGTCATTGCAACATTGGTGCGCAGCGCTAACGGCAAGCCCAGCACGGATTTTGCGGGCCTCTTCTTTGCGCTGCGCACGCATCTCCACGTGTCACATTCGCTGGACCGAAGACGTCTTCCAGACGGGCTCGCAGAGCAATTTCGAGTTCAGCGGCGGGCGTCATGGCTAGACCTCTCCGCTGATGCGCACGATGTCGCGATCGGTAAGCCGTCGGATCACATACGCCGGTTGCATGAAGGGAACGTTGCCAGGTTGGAAGCTGCACTTGCCGCCGCCAAACCCGGCAGGACCTGCAGCGACGTCGCCATAGCTTTCAACTCCAACTTGAAAACGCGATGGCTTGGTGAAGGAGTCTCGGTGCGGCTACGCCGTCGCGATAGATTGGACGGAACCTACAGCTAG
- the ald gene encoding alanine dehydrogenase: MQVGVPKEIKTHEYRVGLTPGAVREYVAAGHQVLVEANAGAGIGASDEEYRKAGATIAAAAREVFASSEMVVKVKEPQPSEWVQLRENQILFTYLHLAPDPEQAKGLLKSGCTAIAYETVTDSNGGLPLLAPMSEVAGRLTIEAAGAALKRYSGGRGLLIGGVPGVQPARIVVIGGGVVGTHAARMAAGLGAEVTVIDRSINRLRELDELFEGRVRTRYSTIDSVEEEVSAADVVIGAVLVPGASAPKLVSRKMLSSMKQGSVVVDVAIDQGGCFETSRATTHADPTYEVDGVIHYCVANMPGAVPLTSSQALNNATLPFGLALANKGFAAVLENPHLRAGLNVYRGRLTYKAVAESLGLPFSPIEQAAA; this comes from the coding sequence ATGCAAGTCGGTGTTCCCAAGGAAATCAAAACACACGAATATCGCGTGGGCCTGACCCCTGGAGCTGTCCGGGAATATGTGGCTGCCGGCCACCAAGTATTGGTGGAGGCCAATGCCGGCGCTGGCATCGGGGCAAGCGACGAGGAATACCGGAAGGCCGGTGCAACAATCGCCGCGGCTGCTCGGGAGGTGTTTGCATCGAGCGAGATGGTAGTCAAGGTCAAGGAGCCGCAGCCGTCCGAATGGGTCCAGCTCCGAGAGAATCAGATCCTCTTCACCTATCTGCATCTGGCGCCCGATCCGGAGCAGGCAAAAGGACTGCTGAAATCGGGTTGCACAGCGATCGCCTATGAAACCGTCACCGACTCGAACGGGGGCTTGCCGTTGCTTGCGCCAATGAGCGAAGTCGCGGGCCGGCTCACGATCGAGGCTGCCGGCGCGGCCCTAAAACGGTACAGCGGCGGGCGGGGGTTATTGATCGGCGGCGTGCCTGGCGTTCAGCCCGCTCGTATCGTTGTCATCGGTGGCGGTGTCGTCGGTACGCATGCCGCCCGAATGGCAGCCGGTTTGGGTGCGGAAGTCACCGTCATCGACCGTTCGATCAACCGCCTTCGCGAACTGGACGAGCTATTCGAGGGCCGCGTCCGCACCAGGTACTCGACCATCGACAGCGTTGAAGAGGAAGTCTCTGCCGCAGACGTCGTTATTGGCGCCGTGCTCGTCCCAGGAGCCAGTGCACCGAAGCTGGTGTCGCGCAAGATGCTGAGCTCGATGAAGCAAGGCTCTGTGGTCGTTGACGTCGCGATCGATCAAGGCGGTTGCTTTGAGACGTCGCGTGCCACCACCCATGCTGATCCAACCTACGAAGTCGACGGCGTGATCCACTATTGCGTTGCCAACATGCCCGGTGCAGTCCCGCTTACCTCAAGTCAGGCCCTCAACAACGCAACTTTGCCTTTTGGCTTGGCTTTGGCAAACAAGGGCTTTGCGGCCGTGCTTGAAAATCCGCACTTGCGCGCTGGCCTGAACGTCTATCGGGGCCGGTTGACCTACAAGGCAGTGGCAGAGAGTCTCGGCCTACCATTTTCACCGATCGAACAGGCTGCGGCCTGA
- a CDS encoding Lrp/AsnC family transcriptional regulator translates to MRYDRIDARILEIVQKNNRLTSEVIGEMAGLSPTACQRRLKRLRSEGIIESDVSIVSARAVGRPIQMLVLVNLERERSDIIDKFKKAIKTSSEVVNGFYVTGDADFVLYITARTMEDYELFTRRFFYENPDIKGFKTMVIMDRVKSGFAVPIEMPPDR, encoded by the coding sequence ATGCGTTACGATCGGATAGATGCACGCATCCTGGAGATCGTGCAAAAAAACAATCGCCTCACGTCCGAGGTCATTGGCGAAATGGCGGGGCTTTCCCCCACGGCGTGTCAGAGAAGGTTGAAGAGGCTCCGTTCGGAAGGAATCATTGAGTCGGATGTGTCCATCGTCTCGGCAAGAGCAGTGGGAAGGCCGATTCAGATGCTTGTCCTCGTGAATCTCGAGCGGGAGCGCTCCGATATCATCGACAAATTCAAGAAGGCCATCAAAACGTCGAGTGAAGTCGTAAATGGCTTCTATGTCACGGGCGATGCAGACTTCGTTCTGTACATAACGGCTCGCACGATGGAGGACTACGAGCTTTTCACCAGACGCTTCTTTTACGAGAACCCCGATATTAAGGGGTTCAAAACCATGGTCATCATGGACCGCGTAAAATCGGGGTTTGCAGTTCCAATCGAAATGCCACCGGACAGATAA
- a CDS encoding NAD-dependent succinate-semialdehyde dehydrogenase: MGVQGFRHRRPEWGGLAMRHLRTLRRRDFLAGAAFIDGKWTDGGQKDAVVDPATGEEIAEAARCSAADMELAIGAAEKSFVAWRRLLPTERGVILKSWASLIRGHSEDLAVLMTSEQGKPLAEARYEITYGAGFLEWFAAEGERTYGETIPSHKAGSLLHVRMQPIGVAAAITPWNFPIAMITRKAGAALAAGCPIVVKPAPETPLSALALARLAEEAGIPRGVFQVLVGDSIELSKPLLRDTRVRALSFTGSTEVGRLLLAEAAQTVKKVSLELGGHAPCIIFDDVDVDKAVKGAMDAKFTTSGQDCLAANRIYVHRKIYRAFVEAFATPISQLRVGHGLETTTDIGPMTKLSVANKCRAHIDDAAKKGARVFCADKGASLGANFVPPTLLSDVTDHMLITHEETFGPVAAVLPFDSEAEVVSRANASEMGLAGYIYTNNLRRALRLSEQIECGMLGINTASFTGPPIPFGGWKQSGLGREGSKHGLAEYMEHKYVCFGDLAA, translated from the coding sequence ATGGGTGTTCAAGGCTTTCGGCACAGACGCCCGGAGTGGGGTGGCCTCGCTATGCGGCACCTTCGAACTCTCAGACGACGAGACTTTTTAGCGGGGGCAGCGTTCATCGACGGCAAGTGGACGGACGGCGGGCAGAAGGACGCGGTTGTCGACCCCGCGACGGGGGAGGAAATCGCGGAAGCTGCCCGTTGCTCGGCGGCCGACATGGAGCTGGCAATCGGAGCAGCAGAGAAGTCGTTTGTTGCATGGAGGCGTCTGCTGCCCACCGAGCGAGGAGTGATCCTCAAATCTTGGGCGTCCCTGATCCGCGGCCATTCAGAGGATCTCGCCGTTCTTATGACCAGCGAGCAAGGAAAGCCTCTGGCGGAGGCACGCTACGAGATCACATATGGCGCGGGCTTTCTGGAATGGTTTGCCGCTGAAGGCGAGCGCACCTATGGCGAGACCATTCCGAGTCACAAAGCGGGAAGCCTGCTTCATGTGCGAATGCAGCCAATCGGTGTTGCGGCGGCGATCACGCCATGGAATTTTCCAATCGCGATGATCACGAGAAAGGCGGGAGCTGCTCTTGCCGCGGGCTGCCCGATCGTCGTGAAGCCGGCTCCCGAGACGCCATTGTCGGCCCTTGCCCTGGCTAGGTTGGCCGAAGAAGCTGGTATTCCGCGTGGCGTATTTCAGGTGCTTGTCGGTGATTCAATCGAGCTTTCGAAACCACTGTTGCGCGATACGAGGGTGCGAGCTCTTTCGTTTACTGGTTCTACCGAAGTTGGGCGCCTGCTTCTGGCAGAGGCGGCACAAACCGTGAAGAAAGTGTCGCTTGAGCTGGGGGGCCACGCTCCGTGCATCATCTTTGACGACGTCGATGTCGACAAGGCGGTTAAGGGAGCGATGGACGCAAAGTTCACCACTTCGGGCCAGGACTGTCTCGCCGCCAATCGCATCTACGTGCATAGAAAGATCTACCGCGCCTTCGTCGAGGCGTTTGCCACCCCTATTTCTCAGCTCAGAGTCGGGCACGGCCTGGAAACGACAACTGATATAGGGCCGATGACAAAGCTGTCGGTTGCCAACAAATGCAGGGCCCACATCGACGACGCCGCAAAAAAGGGGGCGCGGGTGTTTTGCGCCGACAAGGGCGCAAGTTTGGGTGCAAACTTCGTTCCTCCGACGTTGCTCAGCGATGTCACCGACCACATGCTGATCACGCATGAAGAAACCTTCGGGCCGGTTGCTGCCGTGCTCCCGTTCGATTCTGAGGCGGAGGTTGTATCCAGGGCGAACGCCAGCGAAATGGGGCTGGCTGGATACATCTACACAAACAACCTTCGCCGGGCGCTCCGCCTTTCTGAGCAGATCGAGTGCGGCATGCTCGGAATCAATACAGCTTCCTTTACTGGACCGCCCATTCCGTTCGGAGGCTGGAAGCAGTCCGGACTCGGACGAGAAGGGTCGAAGCACGGTTTAGCAGAGTACATGGAACACAAATACGTCTGTTTCGGCGATTTGGCGGCATAG
- a CDS encoding aminotransferase codes for MIDIKTIAERDRSSVLHPFTQLKDFASGKLGDPTIVTGGKGISIRDAEGRTYIDGFAGLYCVNIGYGRTEVAEAIARQAYQLAYYHTYAAHTTEELAKLSHRLVQMAPGNASKVFYGLSGSDANETQAKLVWYYNNLRGQPKKKKIISRERGYHGCSVISGSMTGMSFYHDQMDLPFPGILHTGTPHHYWGAEHGESEEAFSRRRAAELEELIVREGAETVGAFIAEPVLGTGGITPPPSGYWREIQAVLRRYDVLLIADEVICGFGRTGADFGSTLYGMEPDLVTVAKGLTSGYMPLSAAIVGEKVYSVMEGAADRVGAFSHGYTYSGHPIAAAAANAVLDIVEKEQLSNRARVVGAHFQKRLKERFAQLEIAGEVRGVGLLGAIEFVADRHTKRRFDAQLKVGARISKAARERGLIARAMPHGDILGFAPPLVVSEGEIDEIVELAYQATRQVIDELAREPASV; via the coding sequence ATGATTGATATCAAGACCATCGCTGAGCGAGATCGTTCCAGTGTTCTGCATCCCTTCACGCAGCTGAAGGATTTCGCGAGCGGCAAGCTTGGCGATCCCACAATCGTCACAGGTGGTAAAGGGATATCCATTCGGGATGCGGAGGGCCGAACATACATCGATGGCTTTGCCGGTCTCTACTGTGTCAATATCGGCTATGGGCGTACCGAAGTTGCCGAGGCCATCGCAAGGCAGGCCTATCAGCTCGCATATTACCACACGTACGCTGCTCACACGACCGAAGAGCTCGCAAAGCTTTCGCATCGCCTCGTGCAAATGGCACCGGGAAACGCCAGCAAAGTCTTCTACGGACTTTCCGGATCGGATGCCAACGAAACTCAGGCCAAGCTCGTCTGGTATTACAACAATCTGCGTGGTCAGCCGAAGAAGAAGAAGATCATCTCTCGCGAGCGCGGTTATCACGGGTGCTCGGTCATTTCTGGATCAATGACGGGAATGTCGTTCTATCACGATCAAATGGACCTTCCGTTTCCGGGTATTCTGCACACAGGCACTCCCCACCATTATTGGGGCGCTGAGCACGGGGAATCGGAGGAGGCCTTTTCTCGTCGGCGTGCGGCCGAACTCGAAGAGCTAATTGTGCGGGAGGGCGCGGAAACGGTCGGCGCGTTTATTGCCGAGCCTGTCCTTGGTACCGGAGGCATCACACCGCCGCCCAGCGGGTATTGGCGGGAGATTCAGGCCGTACTCAGGCGGTATGACGTTCTTCTCATCGCCGATGAGGTGATCTGTGGATTCGGGCGAACCGGGGCCGACTTTGGCAGTACTCTATACGGGATGGAGCCGGATCTCGTAACGGTCGCCAAGGGGCTCACCTCGGGCTACATGCCGCTCTCGGCAGCCATCGTGGGGGAGAAGGTTTACTCTGTTATGGAGGGGGCCGCCGATCGCGTTGGCGCATTCTCACACGGTTACACCTACTCGGGTCATCCGATCGCTGCCGCCGCCGCCAACGCAGTGCTCGATATCGTTGAAAAGGAGCAGCTCAGCAATCGCGCCAGGGTGGTCGGCGCGCACTTTCAAAAGCGGCTTAAGGAAAGGTTCGCTCAATTGGAGATCGCTGGCGAAGTTCGCGGCGTCGGCTTGCTCGGCGCTATCGAGTTTGTCGCGGACCGTCACACGAAGCGACGGTTCGACGCCCAGCTCAAAGTCGGCGCCCGCATCTCGAAGGCTGCTCGCGAGCGGGGACTTATTGCTCGGGCAATGCCGCATGGCGATATTCTGGGTTTTGCTCCGCCTCTTGTCGTCTCGGAAGGCGAGATTGATGAGATTGTCGAGCTTGCCTATCAGGCAACCAGGCAAGTCATTGACGAACTCGCCAGGGAGCCCGCAAGCGTTTAG
- a CDS encoding group II intron maturase-specific domain-containing protein, with protein sequence MLERAREVTRRGKYTNIEYARFADDMVVLIYAHQRHDWLLGAINKRLREEFAKLQVEVNDEKSRIVDLARGESFGFLGIDFRYLRSLRGVMRPYYTPKLKKRTALLRGLKEVFGSYRSQPISRVISLINPKLRGWVNYFRIGDSSKCFPTSETG encoded by the coding sequence ATGCTGGAGCGAGCACGTGAAGTTACACGTCGCGGCAAGTACACCAATATCGAATATGCACGTTTTGCTGACGATATGGTTGTCTTGATCTATGCCCACCAGCGACATGACTGGCTGCTCGGCGCTATAAACAAGCGCTTGCGGGAGGAGTTCGCCAAGTTACAGGTTGAGGTGAATGATGAGAAGAGTCGCATAGTTGACCTGGCCCGAGGCGAGAGCTTCGGCTTCCTGGGAATCGACTTCCGCTATCTCCGCAGTCTGCGCGGAGTGATGCGGCCGTATTACACGCCCAAGCTCAAAAAGCGGACGGCGCTTCTGCGGGGGCTCAAGGAAGTGTTTGGCAGCTATCGGTCGCAACCGATTAGTCGGGTGATAAGCCTGATCAATCCAAAGCTCCGAGGATGGGTAAACTACTTCCGGATAGGCGATTCCAGTAAATGCTTCCCTACATCAGAGACTGGGTAG
- a CDS encoding ISNCY family transposase, which translates to MGWLSMATRKELTAAAGARYRRSDRAKKARILDEFVDITGFHRKHAMRLLRGQEDVSAGRRARRRIYNEAEHNALLLLWEASDRICGKRLKALMPALIEAMERHGHLDLAPEIRDKLLAMSAATIDRALARVREGLGRKRRRHATHSLRRSIPIRTSADWNDPAPGFVEADLVAHSGLSARGSFIQTLVLTDIATGWTECAPLIVREQTLLSTVLTELRKQLPFALIGLDTDNDTVFMNETLKAYCDAANIVFTRCRPYRKNDQAFVEQKNGAVVRRMVGYRRLEGLEAAKLLAELYRSARLFVNFFQPSFKLMAKQRDGARVRKTYSAPATPHQRLAADARTPDAIRHHLQEIYAALDPVALLRDIRGAQERLAALADTQPIAHPAAASQPIDLFLASLRTAWKDGAMRPTDRPIVKAKRGRRRPDPLIRATLDLRKWFEAEPWRTGSELLSRLQAEYPGAYPNKLLRTLQRRLKSWRSEQANALLFVPTEETLLGHEVTTTQ; encoded by the coding sequence ATGGGGTGGCTGAGCATGGCAACGCGGAAGGAACTGACGGCGGCGGCGGGCGCGCGCTATCGGCGTTCGGATCGTGCGAAGAAGGCGCGGATATTAGACGAGTTCGTCGACATCACCGGATTCCATCGCAAACATGCGATGCGTCTACTTCGAGGCCAGGAAGACGTAAGCGCAGGCCGACGGGCGCGACGTCGGATCTATAATGAGGCGGAACACAACGCGCTCTTGCTGCTTTGGGAGGCGTCAGACCGGATCTGCGGGAAGCGGCTGAAGGCGTTAATGCCTGCGCTGATTGAAGCGATGGAACGGCACGGCCACCTCGACCTTGCTCCCGAGATCCGCGACAAACTTTTGGCAATGAGTGCTGCGACGATCGACCGCGCGTTGGCACGGGTCCGAGAAGGATTAGGTCGCAAGCGCCGACGGCACGCGACGCACTCGTTGCGTCGCAGTATTCCAATACGGACGTCGGCAGATTGGAACGATCCGGCGCCGGGGTTCGTCGAGGCTGACCTTGTAGCGCATAGCGGTCTATCGGCGCGCGGCAGCTTCATCCAGACCCTCGTGCTCACCGACATTGCTACCGGCTGGACGGAGTGCGCTCCTCTGATCGTGCGCGAACAAACACTGTTGAGCACGGTGTTGACGGAATTGCGCAAACAATTGCCTTTTGCGCTGATCGGCCTCGATACGGACAATGATACGGTGTTCATGAATGAGACGCTGAAAGCCTACTGCGATGCGGCCAACATCGTCTTCACGCGTTGCCGGCCCTACCGGAAGAACGACCAGGCGTTCGTCGAGCAGAAGAACGGTGCCGTCGTGCGCAGGATGGTCGGCTATCGTCGGCTCGAGGGCCTGGAAGCGGCCAAGCTGCTGGCTGAACTCTATCGATCGGCGCGGCTGTTCGTGAACTTCTTCCAACCCTCATTCAAACTGATGGCCAAGCAGCGCGACGGTGCTCGTGTGCGTAAGACATACAGCGCACCGGCAACGCCACACCAGCGCTTGGCCGCCGACGCCCGCACGCCCGATGCGATTCGTCACCATCTCCAAGAAATCTATGCCGCTCTCGACCCGGTCGCGTTGTTGCGCGACATCCGCGGCGCGCAGGAACGCCTCGCGGCGCTCGCTGATACGCAGCCAATCGCCCATCCTGCTGCGGCATCGCAACCGATCGATCTCTTCCTGGCAAGCCTACGAACCGCCTGGAAAGACGGAGCTATGCGACCGACGGATCGGCCAATCGTGAAAGCGAAAAGAGGCCGGCGGCGTCCCGACCCGCTCATCCGGGCAACGCTAGATTTGCGAAAATGGTTTGAAGCCGAGCCTTGGCGGACTGGTAGCGAACTGCTCTCCCGGTTGCAGGCGGAATATCCTGGAGCCTATCCGAACAAGCTTCTTCGAACGCTTCAGCGTAGGCTTAAATCCTGGCGCAGCGAGCAAGCGAACGCGTTGTTGTTCGTTCCTACGGAGGAAACGCTGCTGGGGCATGAGGTCACAACAACCCAATGA
- a CDS encoding UPF0149 family protein: MAAAEMPLEELERWLQARVDQQPAATNLPMLDGYVAAIVAGPVSMSPLDWICPLLAIDADAFNHSGTPEFAAISAVALRHNDISNTLSTAPDRFAPMHRRKPSGDVDPRPWCQGFYAAMRLKLLAWAPLLDTGNVNHGLLLPILLHCRDDQGRPLLGPPRSGRETKKFLRNAHADIPAAVEALRQYWMPIRYARAQ, encoded by the coding sequence ATGGCCGCAGCCGAGATGCCACTTGAGGAGCTCGAGCGATGGCTGCAGGCTCGGGTCGATCAGCAACCTGCCGCCACCAATCTCCCCATGCTCGACGGCTACGTCGCCGCAATCGTGGCCGGACCGGTGTCGATGAGCCCACTCGACTGGATCTGCCCGCTGCTCGCCATCGATGCCGATGCCTTCAACCACAGCGGCACCCCGGAGTTTGCAGCCATATCGGCTGTCGCCCTGCGTCACAACGACATCAGCAACACCCTCTCGACCGCACCCGACAGGTTCGCGCCGATGCACCGGCGTAAACCCAGTGGAGACGTGGATCCGCGACCATGGTGCCAAGGCTTCTACGCCGCGATGCGGCTCAAGCTATTGGCGTGGGCACCGTTGCTGGACACCGGCAACGTCAATCACGGCCTACTTCTACCTATCCTGCTGCACTGTCGCGACGATCAGGGCCGACCGCTGCTTGGACCACCACGAAGCGGCCGCGAGACCAAGAAATTTCTGCGTAACGCCCACGCCGATATTCCCGCGGCGGTCGAAGCCTTGCGGCAATACTGGATGCCGATCCGCTACGCCCGCGCTCAATGA